In Aquiflexum balticum DSM 16537, a single genomic region encodes these proteins:
- a CDS encoding sulfatase family protein produces the protein MKVKPMLILISCLLLACGTDKGDEIQSQLPNIVFIFTDDLGYGDLGCFGATDIATPNIDRIAAEGIKFTSFMSASPVCSPSRAGLLTGRMPQRMGINSVFFPESLSGMDPEEITIAEILKEKGYRTGIVGKWHLGHLEKFLPLNQGFDEYFGIPYSNDMTSVVYMRGNDVEEYKVDQRYTTRTYTEESLKFIDSVEDQPFYLYLAHNMPHVPIYASPEFEGTSNRGLYGDVIQEIDWSVGEILKKLEEKGILENTLIVFSSDNGPWLVMEDHGGSAGPLREGKQFTFEGGVRVPTVAMWKGKIDPGQVFEQLATQMDWFPTFCNIVSAEVPQDREIDGKDLSAVLFENGSREGDTFLYYMLSSQEGYREGDWKIKRPYAGYAGSRGMKKVDAHDTLLFNLKTDPGETTNLIKENPEKTAQMMRAMELAVKQLGPLPESKVVRTPPDNSHFQYLDSKQKDPKN, from the coding sequence ATGAAAGTAAAACCAATGCTTATCCTGATCAGCTGCCTTCTTTTGGCTTGTGGGACTGATAAGGGAGATGAGATTCAATCCCAACTACCAAACATCGTTTTCATCTTTACGGATGACCTGGGCTATGGAGATTTGGGATGTTTTGGTGCTACAGACATTGCCACTCCAAACATTGACCGAATCGCAGCAGAAGGTATAAAATTCACCTCATTTATGTCCGCCTCTCCGGTTTGCAGTCCATCCCGTGCCGGACTTCTGACAGGCCGGATGCCGCAACGCATGGGCATCAATTCGGTTTTTTTCCCGGAGAGTTTATCCGGAATGGATCCTGAGGAAATCACCATAGCCGAAATCCTGAAAGAAAAAGGCTACCGTACGGGTATAGTGGGAAAATGGCATTTGGGCCACCTTGAAAAATTCCTTCCCCTCAATCAGGGATTTGATGAATACTTTGGGATTCCTTATTCCAATGACATGACTTCGGTGGTGTATATGAGGGGAAATGATGTGGAGGAATACAAAGTCGATCAGCGATATACTACCCGGACCTATACGGAAGAATCCTTGAAGTTCATTGATTCTGTAGAAGACCAACCATTTTACCTGTATCTGGCCCATAATATGCCACATGTTCCCATTTATGCCTCTCCTGAGTTTGAAGGAACCTCAAATCGGGGATTATATGGAGATGTCATCCAAGAAATAGACTGGAGTGTTGGGGAAATCCTGAAAAAGTTGGAAGAAAAGGGAATTCTTGAAAATACGCTCATTGTATTTTCTTCAGACAATGGCCCTTGGCTGGTAATGGAAGACCATGGAGGTTCGGCCGGACCATTGAGAGAAGGAAAGCAATTTACTTTCGAAGGAGGAGTTCGCGTCCCTACCGTGGCCATGTGGAAAGGGAAAATTGATCCCGGGCAGGTTTTTGAACAGTTGGCCACACAGATGGATTGGTTTCCTACTTTTTGCAACATAGTTAGTGCGGAGGTCCCTCAAGACCGGGAAATTGACGGTAAAGACCTCAGTGCAGTACTTTTTGAAAACGGCAGCAGGGAAGGGGATACTTTCCTGTATTATATGCTTTCCAGTCAGGAAGGATATCGGGAGGGAGATTGGAAGATCAAACGCCCTTATGCGGGATATGCAGGTTCGAGAGGCATGAAAAAAGTAGATGCGCATGATACGCTTTTATTCAACCTAAAAACCGATCCCGGAGAAACTACCAATCTTATAAAGGAAAACCCTGAAAAAACAGCCCAAATGATGCGGGCAATGGAATTGGCTGTGAAACAACTGGGGCCTTTACCGGAAAGTAAGGTGGTGAGGACACCTCCCGACAACAGTCACTTCCAATACCTTGATAGCAAACAAAAAGATCCAAAGAACTGA
- a CDS encoding c-type cytochrome, translated as MRKTTQFRHIFQYVTLLFLFISIISCQSEQKDGNNGSKALMGRGYGINNITLIVEDLDSARKYYNEVLGFDIPVSEMTNKGIFEGTVTITIPFPDMSTLDLLSLEDSVLVSSKDSLVLDFFSRFKGVGFYSLSSSSVDSTYSWLTSRGFELDSLRTYNIANPVPQSSHWVDDQSQIFKVGFVTKKLPNPLPEFVEFSDFPYERMHEWKSFYNMTREFLRHPNGVLGIAAIKVVVEDLEAARKEFKKLGLLELEEIPSENLIRFKIKRNQELHIISPKTSDDALAGFLKQRGSGVFAIVFEVQDLKATHDLLSEKLPKEALLEDLLQNSVTVLKEYAFGVQLEFVEEPEEQAMLAEQLKLNFGSKLDSTAMLYAEGMYLKYCALCHGENREGYAADFAPSLRSHSLMATAQSSNFLRYTIQYGRANTAMAGYYKEQGGPLEYIDVELILKWLNESSGVEKPIELSRDPIKGDVQLGSRIYAEKCAACHGSNGEGISAPALGNPMLLATATDHFLRYAIAEGRDGTPMLAFKDSLSGDEIDAVTAFLRSRASGWDVPEPTAVSLPTPEEYIINPEGGQPDFELREGLYLSAAQLNKAMEDGMRLVLLDARSEVAWRQTHIPGAIPVPYYNEPETFVKDIPNDGTWIIAYCACPHAASGQVISKLKKYGFKNTAILDEGILVWAQLGYPVQIGN; from the coding sequence ATGAGAAAGACAACCCAATTCCGTCATATATTCCAATATGTAACACTTTTATTTCTTTTCATATCCATCATTTCATGTCAGTCAGAACAAAAGGATGGCAATAATGGCAGTAAAGCTTTAATGGGACGAGGCTATGGGATAAATAATATAACGCTAATTGTAGAGGACCTCGATAGTGCCAGAAAATATTATAACGAAGTATTGGGATTCGATATTCCCGTTTCGGAAATGACCAATAAGGGGATCTTTGAGGGGACAGTGACGATTACAATTCCCTTTCCTGACATGTCTACTCTGGATTTACTTTCGTTGGAGGATTCCGTACTTGTTTCGAGCAAAGATTCATTGGTTTTGGACTTTTTCAGTAGGTTCAAAGGCGTTGGATTTTATTCTTTATCAAGCTCATCAGTGGACAGCACCTACAGCTGGTTAACTTCTCGTGGGTTTGAGTTGGATTCTCTAAGAACTTATAATATAGCCAACCCGGTTCCTCAATCCTCTCATTGGGTTGATGATCAGAGTCAGATTTTCAAAGTCGGTTTTGTAACAAAAAAATTGCCGAATCCTCTTCCGGAATTTGTTGAGTTTTCAGATTTCCCTTATGAGCGAATGCATGAATGGAAGAGTTTTTATAACATGACACGGGAATTTTTGCGACATCCAAATGGTGTCCTAGGAATAGCGGCAATAAAAGTTGTGGTTGAGGACCTTGAAGCTGCACGTAAGGAATTTAAAAAATTGGGACTTCTGGAATTGGAAGAAATTCCATCTGAAAATCTGATCCGTTTTAAAATTAAAAGGAATCAAGAGCTACATATAATCAGTCCCAAAACATCTGATGATGCCCTTGCCGGATTCCTGAAACAGCGTGGTTCCGGGGTCTTTGCTATCGTTTTTGAGGTGCAGGATCTCAAAGCTACACACGATTTGCTTTCAGAAAAATTACCCAAAGAGGCGCTCTTGGAGGATTTATTACAAAACAGTGTGACGGTATTGAAAGAATATGCTTTCGGCGTTCAACTTGAATTTGTGGAAGAACCTGAAGAGCAAGCGATGCTAGCGGAACAGTTAAAGCTGAATTTTGGGTCAAAACTTGATAGTACTGCCATGTTGTACGCTGAAGGAATGTACCTGAAATATTGTGCATTATGTCATGGAGAAAACAGAGAAGGTTATGCGGCTGATTTTGCTCCCTCTCTCCGATCTCACTCTTTGATGGCTACGGCTCAATCTTCCAATTTTCTCAGATATACCATCCAATATGGACGGGCCAACACGGCCATGGCCGGCTATTACAAGGAACAAGGCGGACCCTTGGAATATATCGATGTAGAATTGATACTGAAATGGTTGAACGAATCCAGTGGAGTTGAAAAGCCAATTGAATTATCCCGTGATCCCATCAAAGGTGATGTACAACTTGGATCAAGGATATATGCAGAAAAATGTGCGGCTTGCCATGGATCTAATGGAGAAGGCATTAGTGCACCGGCTTTGGGAAACCCCATGTTATTGGCTACGGCAACTGACCATTTTCTGCGTTACGCCATTGCTGAAGGAAGAGACGGCACCCCAATGCTTGCATTCAAGGATAGCCTCAGTGGCGATGAAATAGATGCTGTAACTGCATTTCTCAGAAGTCGGGCATCAGGTTGGGATGTACCCGAACCAACAGCTGTAAGTTTACCTACACCTGAAGAATATATTATTAACCCTGAGGGTGGGCAACCTGATTTTGAACTGCGTGAGGGGCTTTACCTATCTGCAGCGCAATTGAATAAGGCCATGGAAGATGGTATGCGATTGGTATTGCTTGATGCCAGGTCAGAAGTGGCTTGGAGACAGACCCATATTCCTGGAGCAATTCCAGTTCCTTACTATAACGAGCCGGAAACCTTTGTAAAAGATATACCGAATGACGGTACCTGGATCATTGCTTATTGCGCCTGTCCTCATGCTGCTTCAGGACAGGTGATCAGCAAGTTGAAAAAATATGGATTCAAAAATACAGCTATTCTTGACGAAGGGATCTTGGTTTGGGCACAATTAGGTTACCCCGTTCAAATAGGAAATTAG